A single genomic interval of Nitrospirota bacterium harbors:
- the rmuC gene encoding DNA recombination protein RmuC gives MFDVTSLLAGFAAGLLLGAALAGFWTAVRLSAQTHARLIESAERAQRAEAAVSELRRQSEQERTEVQRLRQELAEAQQARASAETRAEEALKNLQEQKTLLSQARQDLVEAFQALSGEALKQNNETFLNLAKTSFETLQAEAKGELAQRQQAIHELVKPLQDALRRYEEQLHALEQSRQSAYGGLDQHLKLLAESQQRLQQETGNLVRALRAPTVRGRWGEITLKRVAELAGMVAHCDFIEQDTVDGEQGRLRPDMVVHLPGGRQIVVDAKTVLSVYLEAHEAPDDPQRLERLRRHAAQVRARMDELSLKAYWNQFPQAPEFVVLFLPGEQFLGAALEQDPTLIEDGFARGVVIATPTTLMALLRAVAYGWRQEQLAAHAEEAGRLGKDLYERMAVLAEHLNDVGQALGKSVVAYNKAVGSLETRILPAARRFKELGVASDKEIPPLEPAEIVPRKCLPVDSP, from the coding sequence ATGTTTGACGTGACCAGCCTCCTAGCGGGCTTCGCCGCCGGCCTTCTGTTGGGTGCGGCGCTCGCCGGCTTCTGGACCGCGGTGCGGCTCAGCGCACAGACGCACGCGCGCCTGATCGAAAGCGCAGAGCGGGCCCAGCGGGCGGAGGCGGCGGTCTCCGAGCTTCGTCGCCAATCCGAGCAGGAGCGGACCGAAGTTCAGCGGTTGAGGCAGGAACTGGCCGAGGCCCAGCAGGCGCGAGCCTCGGCCGAGACGCGCGCGGAAGAAGCCCTGAAGAATCTCCAGGAACAGAAGACGCTGCTCAGCCAGGCCCGGCAGGATTTGGTCGAGGCTTTTCAGGCGCTCTCCGGTGAGGCCCTGAAACAGAATAATGAAACCTTCCTGAACCTGGCCAAGACGTCCTTCGAAACTCTGCAGGCGGAGGCGAAGGGCGAGCTTGCGCAGCGCCAGCAGGCGATTCACGAACTGGTGAAGCCGCTCCAGGACGCCCTCAGACGCTACGAAGAGCAGCTCCACGCGCTCGAACAATCCCGCCAGTCGGCCTATGGCGGGCTGGACCAGCATCTCAAGCTTCTGGCCGAGTCACAGCAGCGGCTCCAGCAGGAGACCGGCAATCTGGTCAGAGCCTTGCGGGCGCCGACGGTGCGCGGCCGATGGGGCGAGATCACGCTGAAGCGCGTGGCCGAACTGGCTGGCATGGTCGCCCACTGCGATTTCATCGAGCAGGACACGGTCGACGGCGAGCAGGGGCGCCTGCGTCCGGACATGGTCGTGCACCTACCCGGCGGCCGGCAGATCGTCGTGGACGCCAAGACGGTGCTCTCGGTCTATCTGGAGGCCCACGAGGCGCCGGATGATCCGCAACGCCTCGAGCGGCTCAGACGACATGCGGCGCAGGTGCGGGCGCGCATGGACGAGTTGAGTCTCAAGGCGTACTGGAACCAGTTCCCTCAGGCGCCGGAGTTCGTGGTGTTGTTCCTGCCGGGCGAGCAATTTCTCGGCGCGGCGCTGGAGCAAGACCCGACGTTGATCGAAGACGGGTTCGCACGCGGGGTCGTGATCGCGACGCCGACGACGCTCATGGCCCTGCTCCGCGCGGTCGCCTATGGATGGCGGCAGGAACAGTTGGCGGCGCACGCCGAAGAGGCGGGCCGCCTGGGCAAGGATCTCTACGAGCGGATGGCCGTGCTGGCCGAGCACCTGAACGACGTCGGCCAGGCGCTGGGGAAAAGCGTGGTCGCCTACAACAAAGCGGTCGGCTCACTGGAGACGAGGATTCTGCCCGCCGCGCGCCGGTTCAAGGAGTTGGGCGTGGCGTCGGACAAGGAGATCCCTCCGCTGGAGCCGGCCGAGATCGTGCCGCGCAAGTGTCTG
- a CDS encoding chlorite dismutase family protein translates to MIRKHGEKIAVDVYLLRGLSDHADFFLRLHAGEMLDNQNFLLDFMSTPLGRHLRHTHTFNGMTKKANYVPGFPDDLKAALKAPADAGPMPYAIVVPIRKDAEWWQLDQAARTEMMKEHTEATVAYLQTVKRKLYHSSGLDDLDFITYFETAQLDDFHNLVIALEKVKENRHNRRFGHPTLLGTVRPLDEILDFLTR, encoded by the coding sequence GTGATTCGGAAACATGGCGAGAAGATCGCCGTCGATGTCTATCTCCTGCGCGGGCTGTCCGATCATGCGGACTTTTTTCTCCGTCTTCATGCCGGCGAGATGCTCGACAATCAAAACTTTCTCCTGGATTTCATGAGCACGCCGCTGGGACGTCACCTCCGTCACACGCACACCTTCAACGGGATGACCAAGAAAGCCAACTACGTGCCAGGATTTCCCGACGACCTGAAAGCGGCGCTGAAAGCTCCGGCCGACGCGGGGCCGATGCCCTACGCGATCGTCGTGCCGATCCGCAAGGATGCGGAGTGGTGGCAGTTGGACCAGGCGGCGCGGACCGAGATGATGAAGGAGCACACAGAGGCCACCGTGGCCTATCTTCAGACCGTCAAACGCAAGCTCTACCACTCGAGCGGCCTCGACGACCTCGACTTCATTACGTATTTCGAGACCGCCCAACTCGACGACTTCCATAACCTCGTCATCGCTCTCGAAAAAGTCAAGGAGAACCGCCACAACCGTCGGTTCGGCCATCCGACGCTGCTGGGTACGGTCCGACCGCTGGATGAAATTCTCGACTTCCTGACGAGGTAG